In the genome of Rhodanobacter soli, the window GGCCTGCACAGCCGCCGCAACGGGGTGGCGCTCGCGGTGGCGGCGGCCGGCGTCGCCATGCTGACCCATGTGCGTTTCGCCGGTACGGCAGCGGGCTTCGCCTTCGCGTTCGCGAACTGCGCGCTGTTCATGCTGTACATCGTGCTCGGCCATCGCATCGCCAGGGACGGCGGCGGCAACGGCATCGACCGGCTGGCCGCGGCGATGCTGGTGGCGCTGCTGGTCGTGATGCCGCTGGGCTGGCGCGAGGCGGCGGTGGCCTTCAGCCATCCCGGCCTGCTGGCCGCCGGCATCGGCGTGGGCGTGTCGTCGTCGGTGATCCCGTACGTGTGCGACCAGCTGGCGATGGCGCGGCTGCCGCGCGCCACGTTCGCGCTGATGCTGGCACTGCTGCCGGCCACTGCCTGCGTGATCGGCATCGTGGTGCTGCACCAGTGGCCGGGACCGGCCGAGCTGACCGGCATCGCCCTCGTCATCGCGGGCATCAACCTGCACCGGGTGGCGCCGCGCTGAATCTGCATCGACATCCGAACCCTGAAGGAGAACCGCTATGGACTACATCAATCTCGGCAAATCCGGCCTCAAGGTCTCGCGCATCTGCCTGGGCTGCATGAGCTACGAAGTGACGCCGGCCGAGCGGCCGTGGCATCTGGACGAGGAACACGCGCGCCCATTCATCCGCCGCGCGCTGGAGCTTGGCATCAACTACTTCGATACCGCGAACATGTATTCAAGCGGCGACAGCGAGCTGGTGCTGGGGCGCGCGCTGCGCGATTTCGCGCGGCGCGAGGAGGTGGTGATCGCCACCAAGGTGTTCTATCCGATGCGTGGCGACGCGAATGGCGGTGGCCTGTCGCGCAAGGCGATCATGACCGAGATCGACGCCAGCCTGCGCCGCCTCGGCACCGACCACGTCGACCTTTACCAGATCCACCGCTGGGACGCGGCCACGCCGATCGAGGAAACGCTGGAGGCGCTGCACGACGTGGTGAAGGCGGGCAAGGCGCGCTACCTGGGCGCCTCGTCGATGTCGGCGTGGCAGTTCGCCAAGGCGCTGTACACCGCCGACCTGCACGGCTGGACGCGCTTCGTGGCGATGCAGCCGCACTACAACCTGCTGTACCGCGAGGAGGAACGCGAGATGCTGGCGCTGTGCGCGGACCAGGGTATCGGCGTGGTGCCGTGGAGTCCGCTGGCGCGCGGTCGGCTGGCGCGGGCGTGGGAGGATGAACCCAGCACCGTGCGCGGCGGCTCCGATCCGTGGGGCGATAGCGTGTACGCCGCAAGCAAGGCGGCCGACAAGGCCGTGGTGGATCGCGTCGGCGAGGTCGCCGCGCGGCTCGGCGTGCCGCGCGCGCAGGTGGCGCTGGCGTGGCTGCTGCAGCAGCCGGTGGTCACCGCGCCGATCGTGGGCGCGACCCGGCCGCATCATCTGGAAGAGGCGGTGGCGGCGTTGTCGGTCAGCTTGCCGCCGGCGGAAATCGCCGCGCTCGAGGCGCCGTATGCACCGCACGCCGTCGCCGGCATCGACTGATCAGGGCAGGCGTTCGACCGGTACGCCCAGCAGTTCCAGTCGCGCCTGCACGCTGTCCGGCCCGGCCAGGTGAGCGGCGCCCACGGCGATGAAGACGGTGCCGGGCTGCTGCAGCATCGCGGCGATCTTGGTCGCCCACACCTGGTTGCGCTGCACCAGCAGCAGTTGGTAGAGCTTCGGTTCGCGCAGGCGCATGTCGTCGTTGCCGATGCGGGCGATGGTGTCCACGTCGCCGGCCTTCCAGGCGTCGATCAGTTCGGTGAGCTGGAACGCGCCCTTGTCCGCGTCGCGCATGGTCGAGCGCAGCAGGGCCAGTTCGATCGCGCGCGGCATGTCGGCGAGAAAGCGGATCTGCTGTTCGGCGGTTTCCAGTCCAAGCACCTGCTTGCCGGCGCCGGCCATCTGCGCTTTCAGCTGCTTGTCCACGCCATGCTCCGGGTCGAGCCCGGCTTTCAGCAGCGGCGTCACCGCCAGGGTCAGCGCGGCCAGCCACGGGCGCATCACGTTCAGCGTCTGCATGCCGCCGGGCACGCCGACCTTGTTCGCCAGCAGACTCAGCCGGTGCGCCTCCGACTGGCTGAGCTGGCTGGACAGCGGGTGCGTCGCATCCATCCCGTAGCGCAGCACCAGCGCCGCCATGTTCGCCGGGTCGTCGTCGGTCAGCTCGATGTACAACGTCTGGCTGTCCGCCATCGCCCGGTCCAGCGTCGGGTCATGCCAGCTGGCGTCGCTCGGCATCAGGTGCACCGTGCCGAACAGGTAGATCGTGGTGTCGGCATCCTTCACCACCCACAAGGCGGGTTTCGCCAGCGCCGGGGCGCAGGCGAGCAGCAGGGCGAGGCAGGCGAGCAGGCGCAGCGCGATGGATGGCTTCATGTCGGAAGTGTCGCGGCAGGCCGCGGCCAGTTCAATCCCGATTCGGCGGGGCACTACAGACCAAGCAGCTTCCAGGCCCAATAGATGCCGATGGCCATCTGCACGGCAAAGGCAGCAAAGCGGGCATTCACGGCGATCACGCTGGTCGAAGCCAGGTGGATGCCGGACTGGACGATTCGCGCGCCCAGCAGCCAGGGGGCCAGTGCATCCGTGACTCCGGTCCGGTCCGTGACCAGCGCGATCAACAAC includes:
- a CDS encoding EamA family transporter, whose protein sequence is MNDESDSATVGPPSPALAAGERVPPSLYFVVSAIFHYLGPAFAVLLFAHVAPTGVAWLRIASAALIFALWRRPWRYFAQQNAAVRWNIVALGAVLGGMNVCFYLAIDRLPLATVGAIEFLGPIALAWAGLHSRRNGVALAVAAAGVAMLTHVRFAGTAAGFAFAFANCALFMLYIVLGHRIARDGGGNGIDRLAAAMLVALLVVMPLGWREAAVAFSHPGLLAAGIGVGVSSSVIPYVCDQLAMARLPRATFALMLALLPATACVIGIVVLHQWPGPAELTGIALVIAGINLHRVAPR
- a CDS encoding aldo/keto reductase, whose product is MDYINLGKSGLKVSRICLGCMSYEVTPAERPWHLDEEHARPFIRRALELGINYFDTANMYSSGDSELVLGRALRDFARREEVVIATKVFYPMRGDANGGGLSRKAIMTEIDASLRRLGTDHVDLYQIHRWDAATPIEETLEALHDVVKAGKARYLGASSMSAWQFAKALYTADLHGWTRFVAMQPHYNLLYREEEREMLALCADQGIGVVPWSPLARGRLARAWEDEPSTVRGGSDPWGDSVYAASKAADKAVVDRVGEVAARLGVPRAQVALAWLLQQPVVTAPIVGATRPHHLEEAVAALSVSLPPAEIAALEAPYAPHAVAGID
- a CDS encoding TraB/GumN family protein; amino-acid sequence: MKPSIALRLLACLALLLACAPALAKPALWVVKDADTTIYLFGTVHLMPSDASWHDPTLDRAMADSQTLYIELTDDDPANMAALVLRYGMDATHPLSSQLSQSEAHRLSLLANKVGVPGGMQTLNVMRPWLAALTLAVTPLLKAGLDPEHGVDKQLKAQMAGAGKQVLGLETAEQQIRFLADMPRAIELALLRSTMRDADKGAFQLTELIDAWKAGDVDTIARIGNDDMRLREPKLYQLLLVQRNQVWATKIAAMLQQPGTVFIAVGAAHLAGPDSVQARLELLGVPVERLP